In a single window of the Desertifilum tharense IPPAS B-1220 genome:
- the groL gene encoding chaperonin GroEL (60 kDa chaperone family; promotes refolding of misfolded polypeptides especially under stressful conditions; forms two stacked rings of heptamers to form a barrel-shaped 14mer; ends can be capped by GroES; misfolded proteins enter the barrel where they are refolded when GroES binds) — protein sequence MAKRIIYNENARRALERGMDILAESVAVTLGPKGRNVVLEKKFGAPQIVNDGVTIAKEIELEDHVENTGVSLIRQAASKTNDAAGDGTTTATVLAHAIVKEGLRNVAAGANAISLKRGIEKATGFLVDKIAAHARQVEDSKAIAQVGSISAGNDEEVGQMIAEAMDKVGKEGVISLEEGKSMTTELEITEGMRFDKGYISPYFATDMERMEAILEEPFILITDKKINLVQDLVPVLEQVARSGRPLLIIAEDIEKEALATLVVNKLRGVLNVAAVKAPGFGDRRKAMLEDIATLTGGQLITEDAGFKLDSAKLDQLGKARRITLTKDNTTIVAEGNEKAVKARCEQIRRQIEETESSYDKEKLQERLAKLAGGVAVVKVGAATETEMKDRKLRLEDAINATKAAVEEGIVPGGGTTLAHLTPVLEEWANGNLVGEELIGATIVARALTAPLKRIAENAGQNGAVIAERVKEKDFNVGYNAATNEFVDMFEAGIVDPAKVTRSALQNAASIAGMVLTTECIVVDKPEPKDNAGAGAGAGMGGDFDY from the coding sequence ATGGCAAAACGCATCATTTATAACGAAAACGCTCGTCGCGCACTAGAACGCGGTATGGACATTCTGGCCGAGTCCGTTGCAGTCACCCTCGGTCCAAAAGGTCGCAACGTCGTCCTAGAGAAAAAATTCGGTGCGCCTCAGATCGTCAATGATGGCGTTACCATCGCTAAAGAAATCGAACTCGAAGACCACGTAGAAAATACTGGCGTTTCCTTAATCCGTCAAGCGGCTTCCAAAACCAACGACGCAGCAGGCGACGGTACCACCACCGCTACTGTTCTAGCTCACGCGATCGTTAAAGAAGGTCTGCGGAACGTTGCAGCAGGCGCAAATGCCATCTCCCTGAAGCGCGGGATTGAAAAAGCAACCGGCTTCTTGGTAGACAAAATTGCCGCTCACGCTCGTCAAGTTGAAGACTCCAAAGCCATTGCTCAAGTCGGTTCCATCTCTGCTGGGAACGACGAAGAAGTCGGCCAAATGATCGCCGAAGCAATGGATAAAGTCGGTAAAGAAGGCGTCATCTCCCTCGAAGAAGGGAAATCGATGACCACCGAACTCGAAATCACCGAAGGGATGCGTTTCGACAAAGGCTACATCTCTCCCTACTTCGCAACCGACATGGAGCGGATGGAAGCCATTCTCGAAGAACCCTTCATCCTGATCACCGATAAGAAAATCAACCTGGTACAAGACCTCGTACCCGTTCTAGAGCAAGTTGCGCGTTCCGGCCGTCCTCTGTTGATCATCGCAGAAGACATCGAAAAAGAAGCCCTCGCGACCCTGGTTGTCAACAAACTGCGCGGCGTCCTCAACGTGGCTGCGGTGAAAGCTCCTGGTTTTGGCGATCGCCGTAAGGCTATGTTAGAAGACATCGCCACCTTAACCGGCGGTCAACTGATCACCGAAGATGCAGGCTTCAAACTCGACAGCGCCAAACTCGATCAACTCGGCAAAGCGCGTCGCATCACCCTCACCAAAGACAACACCACCATCGTCGCTGAAGGGAACGAGAAAGCCGTTAAAGCGCGTTGCGAACAAATCCGTCGTCAAATCGAAGAAACCGAATCTTCCTACGACAAGGAAAAACTGCAAGAGCGTCTGGCTAAACTCGCCGGTGGCGTTGCTGTCGTCAAAGTAGGTGCAGCAACCGAAACCGAAATGAAAGACCGCAAACTCCGCCTAGAAGATGCCATCAACGCCACCAAAGCGGCCGTTGAAGAAGGCATCGTCCCCGGTGGCGGTACCACCCTGGCTCACCTCACCCCCGTTCTCGAAGAGTGGGCTAACGGCAACCTGGTTGGCGAAGAACTCATTGGTGCAACCATCGTTGCTCGCGCCTTGACTGCGCCTCTGAAGCGCATTGCTGAAAACGCCGGTCAAAACGGTGCTGTCATCGCTGAACGCGTTAAAGAAAAAGACTTCAACGTCGGTTACAACGCAGCCACCAACGAATTCGTTGATATGTTCGAGGCGGGTATCGTTGACCCCGCAAAAGTCACCCGTTCTGCTCTGCAAAACGCAGCTTCCATCGCCGGTATGGTCTTAACCACCGAGTGCATCGTGGTTGACAAACCCGAACCCAAAGACAACGCTGGCGCGGGTGCTGGCGCTGGCATGGGCGGCGACTTCGACTACTAA
- the pdhA gene encoding pyruvate dehydrogenase (acetyl-transferring) E1 component subunit alpha — MVQERTLPAFEATSAKISKEVGLMLYEDMVLGRLFEDKCAEMYYRGKMFGFVHLYNGQEAVATGVIKALRPGKDYVCSTYRDHVHALSAGVPARQVMAELFGKATGCSKGRGGSMHLFSAEHGLLGGYAFVAEGIPVATGAAFQSKYRREVMGDQSSDLVSTCFFGDGACNNGQFFECLNMAVLWKLPMIYVVENNKWAIGMAHERATSVPEIYKKAHAFGMAGVEVDGMDVLAVRTAALEAIERARAGEGPTLIEALTYRFRGHSLADPDELRSKEEKDFWFTRDPIKKLAAYLIEQNLVEQQELKEIDQKIQATVDEAVEFALSSPEPSPDDLYRYVFAEDE; from the coding sequence ATGGTTCAAGAACGGACATTACCAGCCTTTGAAGCCACTTCTGCCAAAATCTCAAAAGAAGTTGGGCTAATGCTTTATGAAGATATGGTCTTAGGACGCTTATTTGAAGATAAGTGCGCTGAGATGTACTACCGGGGCAAAATGTTCGGCTTTGTCCACCTTTACAACGGTCAAGAGGCTGTTGCTACTGGCGTTATTAAAGCATTGCGCCCTGGTAAAGATTATGTATGCAGTACCTACCGCGATCACGTCCATGCGTTGAGTGCTGGCGTTCCCGCCAGACAAGTCATGGCAGAATTATTTGGGAAAGCAACGGGTTGCTCCAAAGGACGCGGCGGATCGATGCACTTATTTTCCGCCGAACATGGTTTATTAGGCGGCTATGCTTTTGTCGCTGAAGGGATTCCGGTTGCTACGGGGGCGGCTTTTCAAAGCAAGTATCGCCGCGAAGTTATGGGCGATCAAAGCTCCGATCTCGTCTCGACTTGCTTCTTTGGAGATGGGGCTTGCAACAACGGTCAATTCTTTGAATGCTTAAACATGGCCGTGCTGTGGAAATTGCCCATGATTTATGTGGTAGAAAATAACAAATGGGCGATCGGCATGGCCCACGAACGCGCTACCTCTGTTCCCGAAATTTACAAGAAAGCCCACGCATTTGGTATGGCAGGGGTAGAAGTGGATGGGATGGATGTTTTAGCGGTTCGCACTGCGGCTTTAGAAGCCATTGAACGCGCCAGAGCAGGCGAAGGCCCCACTTTAATTGAAGCGCTCACCTATCGGTTCCGGGGGCATTCCTTAGCCGATCCCGACGAATTGCGGAGCAAGGAAGAGAAGGATTTCTGGTTTACTCGCGATCCGATTAAAAAGCTCGCCGCTTATCTCATCGAGCAGAACTTAGTCGAACAACAAGAACTCAAAGAAATCGACCAAAAAATTCAAGCCACAGTTGATGAAGCGGTCGAGTTTGCCTTAAGCAGTCCCGAACCGAGTCCTGACGATCTTTATCGCTACGTTTTCGCGGAAGACGAATAA
- a CDS encoding IMS domain-containing protein: protein MRIPLDYYRILGLPIQANADQLQQAHRDRAMQLPRREYSEVAIAARKQLIDEAYVVLSNPEQRQAYDATFLGAAPSPEAESETSSSSPPSSTAEPFTPSLNIDNEQLVGALLILLELGEYELVLKYGRPSLNSKPQNAEKDQQLARADIVLTLALACMELGREQWQQGSYENAAESLETGQKLLLQEGLFASVRGEIQADIYKLRPYRILELVAQPEEKATQRRKGIQMLRDMLQERGGIDGPGNDQSGLGIDDFLLFIQQLRGYLTAKEQQSIFETEALRPSAVATYLAVYALLAQGFAEHKPALIARSKRMLVRLGSRQDVHLEQAVCALLLGQTEEASRALELSQEYEPLAFIREHSQGSPDLLPGLCLYGERWLQEEVFPHFRDLKNRQSSLKDYFADERIQTELEALPSESEEIDEWAALPNQRATVRPEPTALKVENGNVVPVNRSTRTPAQTATPASERQLAVVGGKPPLARGGTATLTPNSGVSSRPASIPPHPPNGRSSTAPTPPNRAGRSPKNSRFLLIGAVGILGLGLLLFLVSRTLTWLEGAFSEPLLQGEQPQVQLDRPPVEIPDPDLQPTTVTGELNQQSARQIVQSWLDAKSEALGREHRTERLEEILVDPALSRWRSQSQQARQENWYAEHEHSLQIESVEMSQLNPNQGFVEAIVSEKATFFENGQLDSASSYNDPNLRVRYELIRQDNQWRIQDMVVLR, encoded by the coding sequence GTGCGAATTCCGCTCGATTACTATCGGATTCTCGGCTTACCGATCCAGGCTAATGCCGACCAATTGCAACAGGCGCATCGCGATCGCGCTATGCAGTTGCCCAGACGAGAATATTCCGAAGTGGCGATCGCAGCCCGCAAGCAACTGATCGACGAAGCTTACGTGGTGCTGTCCAACCCCGAACAGCGCCAAGCTTATGATGCCACATTTTTAGGCGCTGCGCCTAGTCCAGAAGCCGAGAGCGAAACCTCTTCCTCGTCACCCCCTAGCAGCACGGCAGAACCCTTCACGCCTAGCCTCAACATTGACAACGAGCAACTGGTCGGCGCGCTGCTCATTTTGCTAGAACTGGGCGAATACGAACTGGTTCTCAAATACGGCCGTCCCTCCCTCAACTCCAAGCCGCAAAACGCCGAGAAAGACCAACAACTGGCAAGAGCCGATATTGTCTTAACCTTAGCCCTTGCCTGTATGGAACTCGGACGCGAACAGTGGCAGCAAGGCAGCTACGAAAATGCCGCAGAATCCCTAGAAACGGGACAAAAGTTGCTCCTGCAAGAAGGACTGTTTGCCAGCGTGCGCGGCGAAATTCAAGCCGATATTTATAAACTGCGTCCCTACCGCATCCTAGAACTGGTGGCACAACCTGAAGAAAAAGCCACCCAGCGCCGCAAAGGGATTCAAATGCTGCGCGATATGCTGCAAGAACGCGGCGGCATTGACGGCCCCGGCAACGATCAATCGGGCTTAGGGATTGATGACTTTTTGCTCTTTATTCAACAACTGCGCGGCTACCTCACCGCCAAAGAACAGCAATCGATCTTTGAAACCGAGGCCCTGCGTCCTTCGGCAGTAGCAACCTATTTAGCCGTTTACGCCCTGTTAGCCCAAGGTTTTGCCGAACATAAACCCGCTCTGATTGCCCGTTCCAAACGAATGCTAGTTCGCTTGGGCAGCCGTCAAGATGTCCATTTAGAACAGGCGGTTTGTGCCCTGCTGTTGGGACAAACTGAAGAAGCCAGCCGCGCCTTAGAACTCAGCCAAGAATACGAACCGCTGGCGTTCATTCGCGAACATTCCCAAGGATCGCCCGACTTGCTGCCCGGACTCTGCTTATATGGGGAACGCTGGTTGCAAGAAGAAGTTTTCCCCCATTTCCGCGACCTTAAGAACCGTCAAAGCTCGCTGAAGGATTATTTTGCCGACGAGCGCATTCAAACCGAGTTAGAGGCCCTGCCAAGCGAGTCTGAGGAGATCGATGAGTGGGCGGCGCTCCCCAACCAACGCGCGACGGTACGCCCGGAACCCACAGCCCTGAAAGTGGAAAATGGCAATGTGGTTCCCGTTAATCGCTCGACAAGAACCCCCGCCCAAACAGCGACCCCGGCGTCGGAACGACAGCTAGCCGTAGTGGGTGGAAAGCCCCCGTTAGCTCGCGGCGGAACTGCAACCTTGACGCCCAATTCTGGGGTTTCTAGCCGTCCTGCCAGTATTCCTCCTCATCCTCCTAACGGACGCAGTAGCACAGCGCCAACGCCTCCAAATCGGGCGGGGCGATCGCCAAAAAATTCGCGCTTCCTGTTGATTGGGGCTGTTGGGATTTTAGGCTTAGGTTTGCTGTTATTCTTAGTCAGCCGCACCCTAACTTGGTTAGAAGGTGCGTTTTCCGAGCCGCTGTTGCAGGGCGAACAGCCGCAAGTTCAACTGGATCGTCCCCCTGTGGAAATTCCCGATCCGGATCTGCAACCCACCACGGTAACGGGAGAGTTGAATCAGCAAAGCGCCCGTCAGATCGTCCAATCCTGGTTAGATGCTAAATCTGAAGCACTCGGTCGAGAACATCGCACCGAACGCTTAGAAGAGATTTTAGTCGATCCGGCGCTGTCGAGATGGCGATCGCAATCTCAACAAGCCCGCCAAGAGAACTGGTACGCCGAACACGAACACAGCTTGCAAATTGAATCGGTAGAAATGAGCCAACTCAACCCCAATCAAGGGTTTGTTGAAGCCATTGTCAGCGAGAAAGCCACATTCTTTGAAAACGGTCAACTCGATAGCGCCAGTTCCTACAACGATCCGAATCTGCGAGTTCGCTACGAACTCATTCGCCAAGATAATCAATGGCGCATCCAAGATATGGTCGTGTTGAGATAA